A single genomic interval of Daucus carota subsp. sativus chromosome 1, DH1 v3.0, whole genome shotgun sequence harbors:
- the LOC108204072 gene encoding uncharacterized protein LOC108204072 — protein MAQHWYSRLPPNCISSFGDLSRAFIGQFIGSKTHAKSSASLINLHQGRNESLRDYMNRFTKEALKVPDLDQKVAMIALQQGTRDDNFRRSLAKRAPENMNELQERARKYIKAEESLKKSQNNQGPTPNPKKRGNDTEYNADSKYLKTGDGDKSPTKKKTGPRFTDYARLNAPRSQILMEIEKDESVRWPKPIRTDPEKRNKDLYSRFHKDTGHKTDDCRQLKDEIEFLIRKGKLSRYTRDTDKNPRDNDNRGKDNDDRNKRNQPRGPVINVISGGPTAAGLSSNSRKAYAREVMYIVGEPPKRAKIEFALAFDNLDLDRVKFPHDDPLVITPVIGNSSVKRVLVDSGASVDILFHGAYEKMGYSDSQLTPSDMPIYGFNNVETKIEVMI, from the coding sequence ATGGCacaacactggtatagtcgactaccccctaactgtatatcctcgtttggagatttgagccgagctttcataggccagtttattgggagcaagacccacgctaagagttcagcctcgttgatAAACCTTCATcaaggcaggaacgaatccctcagagactatatgaataggttcaccaaggaggcgctcaaggtcccggatttagaccagaaagtaGCCATGATTGCCCTACAGCAAGGAACCAGggatgataatttccgccgatcactagccaagagggcccctgaaAATATGAATGAGCTCCAGGAGAGGGCCAGGAAGTATATCAAGGCTGAGGAAAGCCTGAAGAAATCTCAGAATAACCAGGGACCGACCCCGAACCCAAAGAAACGTGGAAACGACACCGAGTACAACGCGGATAGTAAGTATTTAAAGACAGGGGATGGTGATAAGTCCCCAACCAAAAAGAAAAcaggaccgaggttcactgactatgcaaggctgaatgcccctaggagtcagatcctgatggaaattgagaaagatgaaagtgttcgatggccgaagcctatcaggactgaccccgaaaagagaaacaaggacTTATACAgcaggtttcataaggatacaggacataagaccgatgattgtcggcagttgaaggatgagatcgaGTTTTTGATCCGAAAAGGCAAGTTGTCCAGGTATACTAGGGATACGGACAAGAATCCCCGTGACAATGACAACCGTGGAAAAGACAACGATGATAGGAATAAGAGAAACCAGCCTAGAGGGCCTGTGATCAATGTAATCTCTGGAGGACCGACCGCAGCAGGCCTAtctagtaactcacgaaaagcttatgctcgtgaagtgatgtACATTGTTGGAGAGCCCCCGAAGAGAGCAAAAATTGAGTTTGCTCTAGCATTCGACAATTTAGATCTTGACAGAGTTAAATTTCCCCATGATGATCCTTTGGTAATCACCCCGGTGATTGGAAACTCTTCTGTAAAAAGGGTACTCGTTGATAGTGGAGCCTCAGTAGATATCTTATTTCATGGTGCATATGAGAAGATGGGATATTCTGATTCACAATTGACACCttcagatatgcctatatacgGCTTTAATAACGTGGAGACAAAGATTGAAGTTATGATCTAA